The stretch of DNA CTCAAAGCAATTGACGGTCGGCCTGAACGATCTGTCGACGCAGGTTGACGGAGTCATCGCCGACGGTGGAGCGGCAGGTGGCGCGGGTGGTTCGCTCATCAAAGTCGGCTTGGGCACATTGACCTTGAATGGTGACGATACCTATTCCGGCGGCACCACAGTAAGTGGCGGCACCATAATCGTCGGCGACCTTTCACATCCCAGTGCCGCTCTGTCCGGCGGTGGACCTGTTTACGTCGCGCAAGGCGCCACGTTCGGCGGATATGGCAGCGTCACTGGATCGGTCACCAATGACGGCACCGTCGTAGCCGGTAACGCAACGCCGGGATTTAGTGGCATGCCTATCGGCACCTTCACCATTATCGGCACGCTACTCAATCGAGGTACGGTGAACCTTGCCTCCGATCCGATCGTCGGGAACATTCTGCTGGTTCAGGGCAGTTATGTCGGCGCCAGCGGCATGCTGAATCTGAACACCGTGCTCGGAAGCGACAACTCGCCATCCGATAAGTTGGTGATCAGCGGCGGTACCGGAACCGGAAACACATCGGTGCATATCAATAACGCCGGCGGCCTTGGGGCGATAACTCAGGCCAATGGTATTCCGGTCGTGCAGGCAATCAACGGCGCAACCACCGCGACGGGTGCGTTCGCGCTCGCCGGCGAGGCGCGCGGTGGCGATATCGACTACGAGTTGTTCCAGGGAGGGCTTAACGGCAGCGACCCGAATGACTGGTTCCTGCGTTCGAGCATTATGGTACCGCCCATACCGCCGGAGCCGCCGGAGCCAGGGCCGCTCCCGCCCGACCCGCCGCCGGATCCTCTGCCGCCCGGCGTCTACCCGATAATCGGGCCCGAGCTTGCGACCTACGGCGTGGTGCAGCCGATTGCTCGCCAGCTCGGTCTCACCGTGCTCGGCACACTGCATGAGCGTATCGGCGACACGCTCACCCTCGCGAATACGGGATCGCCGGCGAATGACGGTACCGACTTCGGTGGCTCGGGGCGTTCCGCCTGGGGCCGCTTCTTCGGGCAGCAAATCGAAAACCACTACCAGGCCTTCGCCAATCCGAGTGCGGACGGCCGGCTGGTCGGCTTCCAGCTCGGCTACGATCTCTTTCGCGGAGATCTGATCGCCGACCACCGCGATGTCGCGGGCGCTTACTTCGCCTATGGCAACAGCAACATGGGCGTGAACGGTCTGGTCACGAATGCGGCGGCGAACTCGTACGTCCAGAGCCACACGGGATCGGTCGCGTTGAATTCCTATTCCGGCGGGCTTTACTGGACGCATTATGGCCCGGGCGATTGGTATCTCGACGGCGTTCTGCAAGGCACGCACTACACAGGGAATGCCACGACCGAGTTCGCCAATCTGCCGACCGTCGGCAACGGCTTTGCCGTCTCGCTCGAGGCAGGCTATCCCGTGCCGCTCCCGCTCGGGCCGCACTTCGTGCTGGAGCCGCAGGCGCAGATCATCTGGCAGCATGTCGGCTTTCAACAGGGCAATGACGGGTTGGGCGAGGTGGCACTCGGCACGACCTCGGGTGCGACGGGGCGACTCGGCGTGCGCGGTCAGTGGACCATCGAAGACGAAGACGGGCAGGTCTGGCAGCCCTATGCGCGAGCCAATGTCTGGCGCGATTGGGATGCGCGGGCGACGACGACCTTCTCGGGCGTCGACCAAGTGCCGCTCGATGAGCAGGCGACGCGCCTCGAA from Alphaproteobacteria bacterium encodes:
- a CDS encoding autotransporter outer membrane beta-barrel domain-containing protein, which codes for SKQLTVGLNDLSTQVDGVIADGGAAGGAGGSLIKVGLGTLTLNGDDTYSGGTTVSGGTIIVGDLSHPSAALSGGGPVYVAQGATFGGYGSVTGSVTNDGTVVAGNATPGFSGMPIGTFTIIGTLLNRGTVNLASDPIVGNILLVQGSYVGASGMLNLNTVLGSDNSPSDKLVISGGTGTGNTSVHINNAGGLGAITQANGIPVVQAINGATTATGAFALAGEARGGDIDYELFQGGLNGSDPNDWFLRSSIMVPPIPPEPPEPGPLPPDPPPDPLPPGVYPIIGPELATYGVVQPIARQLGLTVLGTLHERIGDTLTLANTGSPANDGTDFGGSGRSAWGRFFGQQIENHYQAFANPSADGRLVGFQLGYDLFRGDLIADHRDVAGAYFAYGNSNMGVNGLVTNAAANSYVQSHTGSVALNSYSGGLYWTHYGPGDWYLDGVLQGTHYTGNATTEFANLPTVGNGFAVSLEAGYPVPLPLGPHFVLEPQAQIIWQHVGFQQGNDGLGEVALGTTSGATGRLGVRGQWTIEDEDGQVWQPYARANVWRDWDARATTTFSGVDQVPLDEQATRLEFAGGLTVKLNTSFSLYAQAGYQFAISPSDARRDGVKGDIGVRYTW